The following proteins are co-located in the Falsibacillus pallidus genome:
- a CDS encoding MurR/RpiR family transcriptional regulator, translating to MSNYISRINAQYEELTKGTKKVADFLMRDPTAFATHPAKKVGEFIGVSETMVLRFCTAIGYGGFSDLQTEVREYIFDLGAKKTKVADNQEQIPYFHEVMLSDQMNISEAAKGFKEEEFETAVDRINEADEILVAGLHASFSMAHWLSYTLNLLRGGATLYRPESDVGLDRFSKKSMLIVFSFYRYAMDTIMLAEEAKERGIHVLAITDSPTAPITKIADQLFVLNLPAKSILQTVPVVYSILNALLAGVSLKQANPGESRKNMFIQENSKKFCVK from the coding sequence TTGTCCAACTACATTTCTAGGATAAATGCACAATATGAAGAGCTGACAAAAGGAACTAAGAAAGTAGCGGATTTTTTAATGAGAGATCCCACTGCCTTTGCAACACACCCAGCCAAAAAGGTTGGAGAGTTCATTGGTGTCAGTGAAACGATGGTCCTTCGTTTCTGCACCGCAATTGGATATGGTGGTTTCAGTGATCTGCAGACAGAAGTGAGAGAATACATTTTTGATTTAGGAGCCAAGAAAACAAAAGTGGCAGATAATCAGGAACAGATTCCTTATTTCCACGAAGTGATGCTGTCGGATCAAATGAATATAAGTGAAGCGGCAAAAGGATTTAAAGAAGAAGAATTTGAAACGGCTGTTGATAGGATCAACGAAGCAGACGAAATATTAGTGGCGGGATTGCATGCATCCTTTTCGATGGCGCATTGGCTGTCCTACACATTGAATCTCCTGCGTGGAGGAGCTACTCTTTATCGGCCGGAATCAGATGTAGGCCTCGATCGATTTTCGAAAAAAAGCATGCTCATTGTGTTCTCTTTTTACCGATATGCTATGGATACCATCATGCTGGCAGAAGAGGCGAAAGAACGTGGAATCCATGTACTAGCCATTACGGATTCTCCGACAGCGCCGATCACGAAGATTGCCGATCAATTATTTGTATTGAATCTCCCGGCAAAATCCATTCTGCAGACTGTGCCCGTTGTCTATTCCATTTTAAATGCGCTGTTGGCGGGAGTATCTTTGAAGCAGGCAAACCCGGGGGAGTCTAGAAAGAACATGTTTATCCAAGAGAATTCCAAAAAGTTTTGCGTGAAATGA
- a CDS encoding YfcC family protein gives MPDAYVLLFVIALICAIATYIIPAGEFKRITNGTITQAVPGSYHTVENSPIGFVDFFTAFQQGMVNSSSIIFLILFTGGTLAILEKTGAINGLIHNVVNKFRTKELLFIAVVGALFSILGTTGIVVNSVIGFIPIGIIVARALKWDAVVGVAVIYLGTYAGFNSTILSPTPLGLSQKIAELPLFSGIGLRTGIYAAFLVATVVYIYFYVRRLRKTEKSILGEDWFPSKALLDEEEKVDVPFTGRHKLILAVTGLSLVGFLCGALWLKWGDHEMAGTFVFIAIVNGLIGRMDANNIARTFLTGCQRLVYGALIVGMARSISIVLENGKLLDTIVNGLASLLDGHSPLLGALGMYVSSGLLHFLISSGSGESVIFIPILAPLADLMNITRQVAVEAVMLGEGVVNCINPTSGVLMGVLAASGIPYGKWVKFMAPLALIWFVIGLVFITAGVLIHWGPV, from the coding sequence ATGCCGGATGCCTATGTACTGTTGTTTGTCATTGCCTTAATCTGTGCAATCGCTACGTACATCATCCCAGCCGGTGAATTCAAACGAATCACAAATGGGACAATCACTCAGGCTGTTCCCGGCAGCTATCACACCGTAGAAAACAGCCCAATTGGATTTGTAGACTTTTTCACAGCCTTCCAGCAAGGTATGGTGAATTCATCTTCCATCATCTTTTTAATTCTATTCACAGGCGGTACTTTAGCCATCCTTGAAAAAACAGGGGCAATCAACGGACTTATCCATAATGTCGTCAATAAGTTCAGAACAAAGGAATTATTATTCATCGCTGTAGTTGGAGCATTGTTCTCCATCCTTGGAACAACCGGAATCGTCGTCAACTCCGTTATCGGCTTCATCCCGATCGGCATCATTGTTGCAAGGGCGCTGAAGTGGGACGCAGTAGTCGGCGTTGCCGTCATTTATCTAGGTACATATGCTGGATTCAACTCCACCATCCTGTCGCCTACACCGCTTGGATTGTCGCAAAAAATCGCTGAACTGCCGCTGTTTTCCGGCATCGGACTGCGCACTGGCATCTATGCCGCGTTTTTAGTAGCAACGGTCGTTTATATTTATTTCTATGTAAGGCGTTTAAGAAAAACGGAAAAGAGTATCCTTGGCGAAGACTGGTTCCCTAGTAAAGCCCTTCTTGATGAAGAAGAAAAAGTGGATGTGCCATTTACAGGCAGACATAAACTTATCTTGGCAGTAACCGGATTATCTTTGGTCGGCTTCCTTTGCGGCGCTCTATGGCTGAAATGGGGCGACCATGAAATGGCCGGGACGTTTGTCTTCATCGCCATCGTGAACGGATTGATCGGCAGAATGGACGCAAACAATATTGCACGGACATTCCTAACCGGATGTCAGCGGTTAGTATACGGAGCATTGATTGTTGGGATGGCAAGAAGCATCTCCATCGTTTTGGAAAACGGAAAATTGCTTGATACGATCGTCAATGGATTGGCAAGCCTTTTGGACGGCCACAGTCCGCTCCTGGGTGCGCTTGGCATGTATGTATCGAGCGGACTGCTTCACTTCCTGATCTCTTCTGGATCCGGTGAATCCGTCATCTTTATCCCAATCCTTGCACCACTTGCGGATTTAATGAATATCACACGCCAAGTAGCGGTTGAAGCCGTTATGCTTGGTGAAGGGGTAGTCAACTGCATCAACCCGACTTCAGGCGTCTTGATGGGTGTGCTTGCTGCGAGCGGAATCCCTTACGGAAAATGGGTCAAATTCATGGCCCCGCTAGCACTAATCTGGTTCGTCATCGGACTCGTGTTCATCACAGCAGGCGTCCTTATCCATTGGGGTCCAGTTTAA
- a CDS encoding VOC family protein, whose translation MNNSLLRVGTTYIPVKDAGASAEWYAQKLGAVISYQDDEKAIINLANQSFFLVKAKEGETANFIDANGRERFSMTFEVDGMESLETLHREFTQNGIQIGEIEDRGHAGRNFVFEDLDGNRFDVWSELSPDYKKRMQY comes from the coding sequence GTGAATAACAGTTTGTTAAGGGTCGGAACTACCTATATACCAGTTAAAGATGCAGGTGCTTCTGCAGAATGGTACGCACAAAAACTGGGAGCAGTCATTTCCTACCAGGATGATGAAAAAGCCATCATCAATCTTGCGAATCAAAGCTTTTTCCTAGTGAAAGCAAAAGAGGGTGAGACGGCGAACTTCATTGATGCCAATGGAAGGGAACGGTTTTCGATGACATTCGAAGTGGATGGGATGGAGTCGCTTGAAACCCTTCATCGGGAGTTTACCCAAAACGGAATCCAAATAGGAGAAATCGAAGACAGGGGACATGCAGGCAGGAATTTTGTCTTTGAAGATTTGGACGGTAATCGATTCGACGTTTGGAGCGAGCTCAGCCCGGACTATAAAAAGAGAATGCAATATTAA